The proteins below come from a single Mycobacterium parmense genomic window:
- a CDS encoding VOC family protein, whose amino-acid sequence MPLSVHSPTQIAWVTADLDATETALTGLLGARKWVRIPDVHFAPDSCSYLGEPADFVAGISLSYVGDMQLELISPVRGPNIYSDFLRDSGPGLHHICMEVETPERFDAVLAEAADHGAQVVQQGVMPGGIRFAYVSAPQAAVPFVEFAYVSPEMRAFYDYIKQEQH is encoded by the coding sequence ATGCCCCTCTCCGTTCATTCGCCAACTCAGATCGCGTGGGTGACCGCCGACCTGGATGCCACCGAAACCGCTCTCACCGGCTTGTTAGGGGCGCGCAAGTGGGTGCGGATCCCGGACGTGCACTTTGCTCCCGACTCCTGCAGCTACCTCGGCGAGCCGGCCGACTTCGTCGCGGGCATCTCGCTGAGTTACGTCGGCGACATGCAACTGGAGCTCATCTCACCGGTCCGCGGCCCGAACATCTATAGTGACTTTCTGCGGGACAGCGGGCCGGGTCTGCACCACATCTGCATGGAGGTGGAAACGCCCGAGCGATTCGATGCGGTGCTGGCCGAGGCGGCTGACCACGGCGCTCAGGTGGTGCAGCAGGGCGTGATGCCTGGCGGGATCCGGTTCGCCTACGTGTCGGCGCCTCAGGCCGCGGTGCCGTTTGTGGAGTTCGCCTATGTCTCGCCGGAGATGCGGGCGTTCTACGACTACATCAAGCAGGAGCAGCACTGA
- a CDS encoding ABC transporter ATP-binding protein/permease translates to MGPKPFKPSIDWAQAPMDSLRWVAIAWVVSAVCLVVVLFAFRYLTPWGKQFWRITRGYFVGTQSIGVWLMLGVLLLSVLLSVRLMVLLSYQGNDLYTSVQKAVQGVASGNDAVKESGIHGFWMSILIFSILATLYVIRFMVDIYLTQRFIIAWRIWLTAHLTDDWLEGKAYYRDLFIDHTIDNPDQRIQQDIDIFTANAGGTPNIPSNGTGTTLLFGAVNAVASVISFAAILWNLSGNLTLLGFDLPRAMFWTVLVYVFIATVVAIWLGHPLIWLSFNNEKLNAAFRYALVRLRDAAEAVGFYRGERVERAQLWRRFTPIIDNYRKFVRRTIIFNGWNWSVSQAIVPLPWVIQAPRLFAGRIDFGDVGQSATAFGNIQDSLSFFRNNYDAFAAFRAAIIRLHGLVDANSRGRALPTMLVKPSEESAVELRDVEVRTPTGDRLIDPLDVQLDEGGSLVITGRSGAGKTTLLRSLAELWPYASGTLCRPDGDNATMFLSQLPYVPLGSLRTVVCYPNSPDGITDDHLRDVLTKVALAPLMNRLDEEQDWARVLSPGEQQRVAFARILLTKPKAVFLDEATSALDEGLEFALYQLVRSELPDCVIVSVSHRPTVEQHHQQQLELLGGGPWRLGPVESEPAGV, encoded by the coding sequence TTGGGCCCGAAGCCTTTCAAGCCGTCGATCGACTGGGCCCAAGCGCCCATGGATTCTCTGCGGTGGGTCGCCATCGCCTGGGTTGTCAGCGCCGTCTGCCTCGTCGTCGTGCTGTTTGCGTTCAGGTACCTCACGCCGTGGGGAAAGCAGTTCTGGCGCATCACCCGCGGCTACTTCGTCGGCACCCAGAGCATCGGCGTGTGGCTGATGCTGGGTGTCCTGCTGCTCTCGGTGCTGCTCTCGGTGCGGCTGATGGTGCTGCTCAGCTATCAGGGCAACGACTTGTACACGTCGGTGCAGAAAGCCGTGCAGGGCGTCGCGTCCGGCAACGACGCCGTCAAAGAGTCTGGCATTCATGGCTTTTGGATGTCGATCCTGATCTTCAGCATTCTGGCGACCCTCTACGTCATCCGGTTCATGGTCGACATCTACCTGACCCAGCGCTTCATCATCGCGTGGCGCATCTGGCTGACGGCGCACCTCACCGACGACTGGCTCGAGGGCAAGGCCTACTACCGGGACCTGTTCATCGACCACACCATCGACAACCCCGACCAGCGCATTCAGCAGGACATCGACATCTTCACCGCCAACGCCGGCGGCACCCCGAACATCCCGTCCAACGGGACGGGGACCACGCTGCTGTTCGGCGCGGTCAACGCGGTCGCGTCGGTGATCTCGTTCGCCGCGATCCTGTGGAATCTCTCCGGCAACCTGACGCTCCTGGGCTTCGACCTCCCGCGCGCGATGTTCTGGACCGTTCTGGTCTACGTCTTCATCGCGACGGTGGTCGCGATCTGGCTGGGACATCCGCTGATCTGGCTGAGCTTCAACAACGAGAAGCTCAACGCCGCGTTCCGGTATGCGTTGGTGCGGCTGCGCGATGCCGCGGAGGCGGTCGGCTTCTACCGCGGTGAGCGCGTCGAGCGGGCGCAGCTGTGGCGCCGCTTCACCCCGATCATCGACAACTACCGCAAGTTCGTCCGCCGGACCATCATCTTCAACGGCTGGAACTGGTCGGTGTCGCAGGCGATCGTCCCGCTGCCGTGGGTGATTCAGGCTCCGCGGCTGTTCGCCGGCCGGATCGACTTCGGCGACGTCGGCCAGAGCGCCACGGCGTTCGGCAACATCCAGGACTCGCTGTCGTTCTTCCGCAACAACTACGACGCGTTCGCGGCGTTCCGGGCGGCGATCATCCGGTTGCACGGGCTGGTCGACGCCAACTCCCGCGGCCGCGCGCTGCCGACGATGCTGGTCAAGCCGAGCGAGGAGTCGGCCGTCGAGCTCCGCGACGTCGAGGTGCGCACGCCGACTGGAGACCGCCTCATCGACCCGCTCGACGTGCAACTGGACGAGGGTGGGTCGCTGGTGATCACCGGACGCTCGGGCGCCGGCAAGACCACGCTGCTGCGCAGCCTCGCCGAGCTGTGGCCGTACGCGTCCGGGACGTTGTGCCGGCCCGACGGCGACAACGCGACGATGTTCCTGTCGCAGCTGCCGTATGTGCCGCTGGGCAGCCTGCGCACCGTGGTGTGCTACCCGAACTCGCCCGACGGCATCACCGACGATCACCTGCGTGACGTGTTGACCAAGGTCGCGCTGGCGCCGCTGATGAACAGGCTCGACGAGGAGCAGGACTGGGCCCGGGTGCTCTCACCGGGCGAGCAGCAGCGCGTCGCGTTCGCGCGCATCCTGCTCACCAAACCCAAGGCTGTCTTCCTCGACGAGGCCACGTCGGCGCTCGACGAGGGGCTGGAATTCGCGCTCTATCAACTGGTACGCAGCGAGCTGCCGGACTGCGTGATCGTCAGCGTCAGCCACCGGCCGACGGTGGAACAGCATCATCAGCAACAACTCGAGCTGTTGGGCGGCGGCCCGTGGCGGTTGGGTCCCGTCGAGAGCGAGCCCGCTGGGGTCTAG
- a CDS encoding nitroreductase family deazaflavin-dependent oxidoreductase: MTTRYDEPNRAARIANAAIRWLAEMGISIAGTRALRVRGRTTGKERSVVINLLTVDGVDYLVSPRGNTQWARNVRAAGVVDIGSRWRRRRATVTEVDDAAKAELLQRYLDRWYWQVKDYVGGLTPDSRDDQLRAGAATIPVFRLAAAG; encoded by the coding sequence ATGACCACGCGCTACGACGAACCGAATCGGGCCGCACGGATCGCCAACGCGGCCATCCGCTGGCTCGCCGAGATGGGCATCAGCATCGCCGGCACCCGGGCGCTGCGAGTCAGGGGCCGCACCACCGGCAAGGAGCGCTCGGTGGTGATCAACCTGCTGACCGTCGACGGTGTCGACTACCTCGTCTCGCCGCGGGGCAACACCCAGTGGGCGCGCAACGTGCGGGCCGCCGGCGTGGTCGACATCGGCTCCCGCTGGCGCCGGCGGCGCGCCACGGTCACCGAGGTCGATGACGCGGCCAAAGCTGAACTGCTGCAACGTTATCTGGATCGGTGGTACTGGCAGGTCAAAGACTATGTCGGCGGGTTGACGCCCGACAGTCGCGACGACCAGCTGCGGGCAGGCGCCGCGACCATACCGGTGTTCAGGCTGGCAGCCGCGGGGTGA
- a CDS encoding FAD-binding protein has protein sequence MSTEIPATVNADDVTSWSDEVDVVVLGFGIAGGCAAVSAARELGPGGRVLVLERAAAAGGTTSMAGGHFYLGGGTAVQEATGQQDSAEEMYKYLVAVSREPELDKIRAYCDGSVEHFDWLEGLGFEFERSYYPGKVVVPPGTEGLSYTGNEKVWPFCEQAKPAPRGHSVPVPGELGGAAMVIDLLVKRAADLGVQVHYETGATNLVMDGDGAVVGVAWKRFAETGAVKAKSVIIAAGGFAMNPDMVAEHTPALGQERRTKHHGLVAPYILGNPHDDGLAIRMGVSAGGATKHMDELFITAAAYPPEILLTGVIVNKEGKRFVAEDSYHSRTSAFVLEQPDQTAYLIVDEAHTEMPEMPLIKFLDGYETVAEMETALGIPAGNLAATLERYNKFAAAGEDPDFHKQPEYLAPQDNGPWAVFDLSLGRAMYSGFTIGGLAVTIDGEVQRGDGTVIPGLYAAGACASNLAQDGKGYASGTQLGEGSFFGRRAGTRAARRAAGS, from the coding sequence ATGAGCACGGAGATACCGGCGACCGTCAACGCGGACGACGTGACCTCCTGGTCCGATGAGGTCGATGTGGTGGTGCTCGGCTTCGGGATCGCCGGTGGTTGCGCCGCGGTCAGCGCGGCCCGGGAATTGGGGCCGGGTGGGCGGGTGCTGGTACTCGAGCGCGCCGCAGCGGCGGGCGGCACCACCTCGATGGCCGGTGGCCACTTCTACCTGGGCGGGGGAACGGCGGTTCAGGAGGCGACCGGTCAGCAGGACTCCGCCGAGGAGATGTACAAGTACCTGGTCGCAGTGTCGCGGGAGCCCGAACTGGACAAGATCCGCGCCTACTGCGATGGGAGCGTCGAGCACTTCGACTGGCTGGAGGGTCTCGGCTTTGAGTTCGAGCGGAGCTACTACCCCGGGAAGGTGGTCGTCCCGCCGGGCACCGAGGGCCTGAGCTACACGGGCAACGAAAAGGTATGGCCCTTTTGCGAACAGGCCAAGCCCGCGCCGCGCGGGCACTCGGTCCCGGTGCCCGGCGAGCTGGGCGGTGCTGCGATGGTGATCGACCTGCTGGTCAAGCGCGCCGCCGACCTCGGGGTGCAGGTCCACTACGAGACCGGGGCGACCAACCTGGTCATGGACGGCGACGGCGCGGTGGTCGGTGTCGCCTGGAAGCGCTTCGCCGAGACCGGTGCCGTCAAGGCCAAGTCGGTGATCATCGCCGCGGGCGGTTTCGCGATGAACCCGGACATGGTCGCCGAGCACACCCCCGCGCTGGGCCAGGAGCGTCGCACCAAACACCACGGCCTGGTGGCGCCCTACATTCTGGGCAATCCCCACGACGACGGGCTGGCCATCCGGATGGGCGTCTCGGCGGGCGGGGCGACCAAGCACATGGACGAGCTGTTCATCACCGCGGCGGCCTACCCGCCGGAGATCCTGCTGACGGGTGTGATCGTCAACAAGGAGGGCAAGCGCTTCGTCGCCGAGGACTCCTATCACTCGCGCACGTCGGCGTTCGTGTTGGAGCAGCCGGACCAGACCGCGTACCTGATCGTCGACGAAGCACACACCGAGATGCCCGAGATGCCGCTGATCAAGTTCCTCGACGGATACGAGACGGTCGCCGAAATGGAGACCGCGCTCGGCATTCCCGCGGGCAACCTCGCGGCCACCCTGGAGCGCTATAACAAGTTCGCGGCGGCCGGCGAAGACCCGGACTTCCACAAGCAGCCGGAATACCTTGCGCCACAAGACAATGGCCCTTGGGCGGTGTTCGACCTGTCGCTGGGCCGGGCGATGTACTCGGGGTTCACCATCGGCGGCCTGGCGGTGACCATCGACGGCGAGGTGCAAAGGGGCGACGGCACGGTGATCCCGGGGCTCTACGCGGCCGGGGCGTGCGCCTCGAACCTCGCCCAGGACGGCAAGGGCTACGCCAGCGGCACGCAGCTCGGCGAGGGCTCATTCTTCGGCCGCCGCGCCGGAACGCGCGCGGCGCGCCGGGCCGCGGGCTCGTAG
- a CDS encoding TetR/AcrR family transcriptional regulator has product MGKRQESREQIEARIVELGRRQLVDGGAAGLSVRAIARDLGMVSSAVYRYVSSRDELLTLLLVDAYGDLADAVDRARQGVGDLWSDDVIAIARAARRWAVAHPERWALLYGSPVPGYHAPAERTVEVGTRVVAALFDAVAAGIATGDIRLTDDVVAQPTSSDFERLRQEFGFPGDDRVVTKCFLLWAGVLGAISLEVFGQYGSDTLTDPEAVFDAQLRLLVDVLSRP; this is encoded by the coding sequence GTGGGGAAACGCCAGGAGTCGCGCGAGCAGATCGAGGCGCGGATCGTCGAGCTCGGCCGGCGGCAGCTGGTGGACGGCGGCGCGGCGGGCTTGTCGGTGCGCGCGATTGCCCGCGACCTGGGCATGGTCTCCTCCGCGGTCTACCGGTACGTCTCCAGCCGCGACGAGCTGCTGACCCTGCTGCTGGTCGACGCCTACGGCGACCTGGCCGATGCCGTGGACCGGGCTCGGCAGGGCGTGGGGGACCTGTGGAGCGACGACGTCATCGCCATCGCGCGGGCGGCGCGCCGGTGGGCGGTGGCGCACCCGGAGCGGTGGGCCTTGCTGTACGGCAGTCCGGTGCCCGGCTATCACGCGCCCGCCGAGCGGACGGTGGAGGTGGGCACGCGGGTGGTCGCGGCGCTCTTCGACGCCGTCGCCGCCGGGATCGCCACCGGGGACATCAGGCTCACCGACGACGTGGTCGCGCAGCCGACATCCTCCGACTTCGAGCGGCTGCGCCAGGAGTTCGGTTTTCCCGGCGACGACCGGGTGGTGACCAAGTGCTTCCTGCTGTGGGCGGGGGTGCTGGGCGCCATCAGCCTCGAGGTGTTCGGCCAGTACGGCTCGGACACACTCACCGATCCCGAGGCGGTGTTCGATGCCCAGCTGCGGTTGCTGGTGGACGTGCTGAGCCGACCCTGA
- a CDS encoding acetolactate synthase — translation MTTDAATTQTLHAGRLIARRLKAGGVDTLFTLSGGHLFSVYDGCRAEGIRLVDTRHEQTATFAAEGWSKVTRVPGVAALTAGPGITNGMSAMAAAQQNQSPLVVLGGRAPALRWGMGSLQEIDHVPFVAPLARFAATAQSPGDAGRLVDEALRAAVGAPSGVGFVDFPMDYAFSPADDDGRPGALTDLPPGPAPDGDALDRAVGLLAAARRPVIMAGTNVWWGHGEAALLRLAEELRIPVLMNGMARGVVPADHPMAFSRVRGKALGEADVALIVGVPMDFRLGFGAVFGSETKLVVADRAEPVRHRPRPVEAELYGDLTSALTALAGAGGTDHEDWIDALRTAETAARGLEIAELGDDRVPLHPMRVYAELAPLLDRDAIVVIDAGDFGSYAGRVIDSYAPGCWLDSGPFGCLGSGPGYALAAKLAHPDRQVVLLQGDGAFGFSGMEWDTLVRHNVPVVSVIGNNGIWGLEKHPMEALYGYSVVAELRPGTRYDEVARALGGHGELVSAPSELRPALERAFASGQPAVVNVLTDPAVAYPRRSNLA, via the coding sequence ATGACTACCGACGCCGCCACGACCCAGACATTGCACGCCGGCCGGTTGATCGCCCGGCGGCTCAAGGCCGGCGGCGTCGACACCCTCTTCACGCTGTCGGGCGGCCACCTGTTCTCGGTCTACGACGGCTGCCGCGCGGAGGGCATCAGGCTCGTCGACACCCGGCACGAGCAGACCGCGACCTTCGCCGCCGAGGGGTGGTCGAAGGTGACCAGGGTGCCGGGGGTGGCCGCGCTCACCGCGGGGCCGGGCATCACCAACGGCATGAGCGCGATGGCGGCGGCGCAGCAGAACCAGTCGCCGCTGGTGGTGTTGGGCGGCCGGGCACCCGCGCTGCGGTGGGGCATGGGATCGCTGCAGGAGATCGACCACGTGCCGTTCGTGGCTCCGCTGGCCCGCTTCGCCGCCACCGCGCAGTCGCCCGGCGACGCCGGCCGCCTGGTGGACGAGGCGCTGCGCGCCGCCGTCGGCGCGCCGTCGGGCGTGGGCTTCGTCGACTTCCCGATGGACTACGCGTTCTCTCCCGCCGACGATGACGGCCGCCCCGGCGCCCTCACCGACCTGCCGCCCGGGCCGGCTCCCGACGGCGACGCGCTCGACCGGGCCGTCGGCCTGCTCGCCGCGGCCCGGCGACCGGTGATCATGGCCGGCACCAACGTCTGGTGGGGGCACGGCGAGGCGGCGCTGCTGCGGCTCGCCGAGGAGCTGCGGATCCCGGTGTTGATGAACGGGATGGCCCGCGGGGTGGTGCCCGCCGACCACCCGATGGCGTTCTCGCGGGTGCGGGGAAAGGCACTGGGGGAGGCCGACGTTGCGCTGATCGTCGGCGTGCCGATGGACTTCCGCCTGGGCTTCGGCGCGGTGTTCGGCTCCGAAACCAAGCTTGTCGTGGCCGATCGTGCCGAACCCGTCCGCCACCGCCCCCGCCCGGTCGAGGCCGAGCTCTACGGTGACCTCACGTCCGCCCTCACGGCGCTGGCCGGAGCCGGCGGGACCGATCACGAGGACTGGATCGACGCCCTGCGGACCGCCGAGACCGCGGCGCGCGGCCTGGAGATCGCCGAGCTCGGCGACGACCGGGTGCCGCTGCACCCGATGCGGGTGTACGCCGAGCTGGCGCCGCTGCTGGACCGCGACGCCATCGTGGTGATCGACGCCGGGGACTTCGGGTCCTACGCCGGCCGGGTGATCGACAGCTACGCGCCCGGCTGCTGGCTGGACAGTGGGCCGTTCGGCTGCCTGGGCTCCGGACCCGGCTACGCCCTGGCCGCCAAGCTGGCCCACCCGGACCGGCAGGTGGTCCTGCTGCAGGGCGACGGCGCGTTCGGCTTCAGCGGCATGGAGTGGGACACGCTCGTCCGGCACAACGTGCCGGTGGTGTCGGTGATCGGCAACAACGGGATCTGGGGTCTGGAGAAACACCCCATGGAGGCGTTGTACGGCTACTCGGTGGTCGCCGAGCTGCGCCCGGGCACGCGCTACGACGAGGTGGCGCGCGCGCTCGGCGGCCACGGCGAGCTGGTGTCCGCGCCCAGCGAGCTGCGGCCCGCACTGGAACGCGCGTTCGCCAGCGGCCAGCCCGCCGTCGTCAACGTGCTCACCGATCCGGCCGTCGCCTACCCTCGCCGCTCGAACCTGGCCTGA
- the secA2 gene encoding accessory Sec system translocase SecA2 has protein sequence MPKTTRTQPGRLTSRFWRLLGASTEKNRSRSLTQVTESSDYDKEAAELTDEQLRKAAGLLRLDDLAESDDISQFLAIAREAADRATTLRPFDVQLLGALRMLAGDVIEMATGEGKTLSGAIAAAGYALAGRHVHVVTINDYLARRDAEWMGPLIEAMGLTVGWITAESTSEERRAAYGCDVTYASVNEIGFDVLRDQLVTDVDDLVSPNPDVALIDEADSVLVDEALVPLVLAGTTHRETPRLEIIELVGKLDAACDYETDSDSRNVHLTDVGARKVEKALGGIDLYSEEHVGTTLTEVNVALHAHVLLQRDVHYIVRDDAVHLINSSRGRIAQLQRWPDGLQAAVEAKEGIETTETGEVLDTITVQALINRYATVCGMTGTALAAGEQLRQFYKLGVSPIPPNKPNIREDESDRVYITAAAKNDAIVDHIAEVHETGQPVLVGTRDVAESEEIHERLLRRGVPAVVLNAKNDAEEAKVIAEAGEYGRITVSTQMAGRGTDIRLGGSDESDHDRVADLGGLHVVGTGRHHTERLDNQLRGRAGRQGDPGSTVFFSSWEDDVVAANLDQNKLPMQTDPEAGDGRIVSPKAAGLLDHAQRVAEGRMLDVHANTWRYNQLIAQQRAIIVDRRNTLLRTATAREELAELAPDRYEELSGELSEEQLEKICRLIMLYHLDRGWADHLAYLADIRESIHLRALGRQNPLDEFHRMAVDAFASLAADAIEAAQQTFETANVLDEEPGLDLSKLARPTSTWTYMVNDNPLSDDTLSTLSLPGVFR, from the coding sequence GTGCCAAAGACCACCCGTACCCAACCGGGACGCCTGACCAGCCGATTCTGGCGACTGCTGGGAGCCAGTACCGAAAAGAACCGCAGCCGCTCGCTCACCCAGGTCACCGAGTCGTCGGATTACGACAAGGAAGCCGCCGAGCTCACCGACGAGCAGCTGCGCAAGGCGGCCGGGTTGCTCAGGCTCGACGACCTTGCCGAGTCCGACGACATCTCCCAGTTCCTCGCGATCGCCCGCGAGGCGGCCGATAGGGCGACCACGCTGCGCCCGTTCGACGTGCAGCTGCTCGGGGCGCTGCGGATGCTCGCGGGCGACGTGATCGAAATGGCGACGGGCGAAGGCAAAACGCTGTCCGGCGCCATCGCCGCGGCCGGTTATGCGCTGGCGGGTCGGCACGTGCACGTGGTGACCATCAACGATTACCTGGCCCGGCGCGACGCGGAGTGGATGGGCCCGCTCATCGAGGCGATGGGGCTGACGGTCGGCTGGATCACCGCCGAGTCGACGAGCGAAGAGCGCCGCGCCGCCTACGGCTGCGATGTCACCTACGCCTCGGTCAACGAGATCGGCTTCGACGTACTGCGCGATCAGCTGGTCACCGACGTCGACGACCTGGTGTCGCCCAACCCCGACGTGGCCCTGATCGACGAGGCCGACTCGGTCCTCGTCGACGAGGCGTTGGTGCCGCTGGTGCTCGCCGGCACCACCCACCGCGAGACGCCGCGGCTGGAGATCATCGAGCTCGTCGGCAAGCTGGATGCCGCCTGCGACTACGAGACCGACTCCGACAGCCGCAACGTGCACCTCACCGACGTCGGCGCGCGCAAGGTCGAGAAGGCGCTCGGCGGCATCGACCTGTACTCCGAGGAGCACGTCGGCACCACCCTGACCGAGGTCAACGTGGCGCTGCACGCCCACGTGCTGCTGCAGCGCGACGTGCACTACATCGTCCGGGACGACGCGGTGCACCTGATCAACTCCTCGCGCGGACGCATCGCGCAACTGCAGCGCTGGCCCGACGGCCTGCAGGCGGCCGTCGAGGCGAAGGAGGGCATCGAGACCACCGAAACCGGCGAGGTGCTCGACACCATCACCGTGCAGGCGCTGATCAACCGCTACGCGACGGTGTGCGGGATGACCGGCACCGCGCTGGCCGCCGGCGAGCAGCTGCGCCAGTTCTACAAGCTCGGGGTGTCCCCGATCCCGCCGAACAAACCCAACATTCGCGAGGACGAGTCCGACCGGGTCTACATCACCGCCGCCGCCAAGAACGACGCGATCGTCGACCACATCGCCGAGGTGCACGAGACCGGTCAGCCCGTGCTGGTCGGCACCCGCGACGTGGCCGAGTCCGAGGAGATCCACGAGCGGCTGCTGCGCCGCGGCGTGCCCGCCGTCGTCCTCAACGCCAAGAACGACGCGGAGGAGGCCAAGGTGATCGCCGAGGCCGGCGAGTACGGCAGGATCACCGTGTCCACCCAGATGGCCGGCCGCGGCACCGATATCCGCCTCGGGGGGTCCGACGAAAGCGACCACGACCGGGTCGCCGACCTCGGTGGGCTGCACGTCGTCGGCACCGGCCGCCACCACACCGAGCGGCTGGACAACCAGTTGCGCGGGCGGGCCGGGCGGCAGGGCGACCCCGGGTCGACGGTCTTCTTCTCCAGCTGGGAGGACGACGTCGTCGCGGCCAACCTCGACCAGAACAAGCTGCCCATGCAGACCGACCCGGAAGCCGGGGACGGCCGGATCGTGAGCCCCAAGGCGGCCGGTCTGCTCGACCACGCCCAGCGCGTCGCCGAAGGCCGGATGCTGGACGTGCATGCCAACACGTGGCGCTACAACCAGTTGATCGCCCAGCAGCGCGCCATCATCGTCGACCGGCGAAACACGTTGCTGCGCACCGCGACCGCACGCGAGGAGCTCGCCGAGCTGGCACCCGACCGGTACGAGGAGCTCTCCGGGGAGCTCTCCGAGGAACAGCTCGAGAAGATCTGCCGGCTGATCATGCTGTACCACCTCGACCGGGGCTGGGCCGACCACCTGGCTTATCTGGCCGACATCCGCGAGAGCATCCACCTGCGCGCGCTCGGGCGGCAGAATCCGCTCGACGAGTTCCACCGAATGGCGGTCGACGCCTTCGCGTCGCTGGCCGCCGACGCGATCGAGGCCGCGCAGCAGACCTTCGAGACCGCGAACGTCCTCGACGAGGAGCCGGGGCTGGACCTGTCGAAGCTGGCCCGGCCGACGTCGACGTGGACCTACATGGTCAACGACAACCCGCTGTCCGACGACACGCTGTCGACGCTGAGCCTGCCCGGGGTGTTCCGCTAG
- a CDS encoding DUF881 domain-containing protein: MVDGDRLLGGYDPNAGRSAHVASRPQLIPVPSLLRALLSEHLDPGYAAAAARRSDAAAPPGGRDRALGWLWQALAALLIATVFAAAVAQARSVAPGVRTAQQLLVRTVRSTESDTAKLAQRRGELSSRVDDVQRLALTHDAEGRRLLESLDALSLAAASTPVIGPGLKVTVTDPGAGPNLSDVSKQRVSGSRQIILDRDLQLVVNSLWASGAEAISVGGARIGPNVTIRQAGGAILVDNTPTSSPYTILAVGPPHAMRDAFDNSPGMQRLRLLQISYGVVVTVDVADGLSVPAGSIRDVKFAKQIGPQ, from the coding sequence ATGGTTGACGGCGACCGGCTGCTCGGCGGCTACGACCCCAACGCGGGGCGCAGCGCCCACGTGGCGTCGCGGCCCCAACTGATCCCGGTGCCCTCGCTGCTGCGCGCACTGCTGTCGGAACATCTCGATCCCGGCTACGCCGCGGCGGCCGCCAGGCGCTCCGATGCCGCCGCACCGCCCGGCGGCAGAGACCGCGCCCTCGGCTGGCTCTGGCAGGCCCTGGCGGCGTTGCTGATCGCCACCGTCTTCGCCGCCGCCGTCGCGCAGGCCCGCTCCGTCGCGCCCGGTGTGCGCACCGCCCAGCAATTGCTGGTGCGCACCGTGCGGTCCACCGAGTCGGACACCGCCAAGCTCGCTCAGCGGCGCGGCGAGCTGTCGAGCCGGGTCGACGACGTCCAGCGCCTCGCGCTGACCCACGACGCCGAAGGGCGGCGCCTGCTGGAGAGCCTCGACGCGCTGAGCCTGGCGGCGGCCAGCACGCCGGTCATCGGCCCCGGCCTGAAGGTGACCGTGACCGATCCGGGCGCCGGCCCGAACCTTTCCGACGTGTCCAAGCAGCGGGTGAGCGGCAGCCGCCAGATCATCCTGGACCGCGACCTGCAGCTCGTCGTCAACTCGCTGTGGGCGAGCGGCGCCGAGGCGATCTCGGTCGGGGGGGCGCGGATCGGGCCGAACGTGACCATCCGGCAGGCCGGCGGCGCCATCCTGGTCGACAACACCCCGACCAGCAGCCCGTACACGATCCTGGCGGTCGGGCCGCCGCACGCGATGCGCGATGCCTTCGACAACAGTCCCGGTATGCAGCGCCTCCGGCTGCTGCAGATCTCCTACGGTGTCGTCGTTACCGTTGATGTCGCCGACGGGCTTTCGGTTCCCGCGGGATCGATCCGGGATGTCAAGTTCGCCAAGCAGATTGGGCCACAGTGA
- a CDS encoding CDP-alcohol phosphatidyltransferase family protein: MEPALPPDRVLTVPNALSAIRLALIPVFVYVLLVAHANGWAVGVLMFSGASDWADGKIARTLNQSSRLGVLLDPAVDRLYMVTVPVVLALDGIVPWWFVVALLVRDGLLAATLPLLRSRGLSALPVTYIGKAATFALMSGFPLVLLGTWDSLWSRVIGACGWAFLIWGIYAYLWSFVQYAVQLTLVMRRMPKLGGRARQPVAPEAGEHG, translated from the coding sequence ATGGAGCCCGCGCTTCCGCCCGACCGCGTGCTGACGGTGCCCAACGCGCTGAGCGCCATCCGCCTGGCGCTGATCCCGGTGTTCGTCTACGTCCTGCTGGTCGCGCATGCGAACGGTTGGGCGGTCGGCGTGCTGATGTTCAGCGGCGCTTCGGACTGGGCGGACGGCAAAATCGCCCGGACGCTCAACCAGTCCTCACGGCTCGGCGTCCTGCTGGACCCGGCGGTCGACCGGCTGTACATGGTGACCGTCCCGGTCGTGCTCGCGCTGGACGGGATCGTGCCGTGGTGGTTCGTCGTCGCCCTGCTGGTGCGCGACGGGTTGCTGGCGGCGACGCTGCCGCTGCTGCGCAGCCGCGGCCTGTCGGCGCTGCCGGTCACCTACATCGGCAAGGCCGCGACCTTCGCGCTGATGTCCGGCTTCCCGCTGGTGTTGCTGGGAACGTGGGACTCGCTGTGGAGCCGGGTGATCGGGGCCTGCGGCTGGGCCTTCCTGATCTGGGGGATCTACGCCTACCTCTGGTCGTTCGTGCAGTACGCGGTCCAGCTGACCCTGGTGATGCGCCGCATGCCGAAGCTGGGGGGTCGCGCCCGTCAGCCGGTAGCGCCGGAAGCGGGCGAGCATGGTTGA